The Acidithiobacillus ferrooxidans ATCC 23270 genomic interval GTATGCATGCTTATATCATTTATGGATTATTAAGGATCGCACATGAAAGCGCAATCTATCACCAAAGAAAGCCATACAGAGATCGATCTTCATCAGATTCTGGCATTACCACATGAAGAATTTTTACCCCAGGTGTTTTGCATACTTTTGGGTCGTGATCCGGACCCATTTGGACTCCTGCATTATGCCTTGCGCCTCAATAAAAAAATAAGCAGGACACAGATTGTGGTCGAGATGCGCAGCTCCGACGAGGGAATAGCACGAGCGCGCGCCGCCCCTTGTCAAGAATTGGATGCCCTCACACGTCGTTATCTACTCCTCAAAAAACTGCCCCTAGGTCGGTGGCGCTGGCATTTTCTGCGCCGGTTAGAGCCGCGTAGTGTGGCAGACAATACATTCCATTGGGAGCAACGGGCAACTGCATACGTTCAATCGGCAATCATTACTACTGTGCCGAAGGAATTAGACCAGCGACTCAATGAATTGCAGGCGGAAATGGAAAGGCTGCGTACGGACTTACATGAGAGTGGGGAGTCTCTTGCGCCACAAGTGTCCCCCTCCGCAGCGACGCCCCCACTGGAGCAGACCTTGAACCCTGCCGCCCGTCCGTTCATACCCGCGCATGAACTACCTTGGACCGCTCGCAGTATATATCACCAACTTTTATGGCAACTTTCCGCGTAAAAATCATTCAGGAAAAAATATATGAGAATCGTCATCGACTTGCAAGGCGCACAAACACCTGGGAGCCGAAATCGCGGTATCGGGCGTTATTCCCTATCTCTGGCTCTGGCAATCGCTAGACAAGGTGGGGAGCATGAAATTCTCATCATGCTAAATGGTGCGTTTCCTGACACGATAGATCCAATACGCCAGGCTTTCAATGGCCTGATTCCAACCGATAATTTCAGAATTTTATACGGATTATATCCCTCGCGCGCTATTGATGCAGACAACCGATGGAGGCGTCAAGCATCTGAAAAACTTTATGAATCGTTCATGTTGCAAATTGATCCGGATATTCTGTTGGTTAGCAGCCTATTCGAAGGTTTTCATGAAGATGCCATTACCAGCGTTAATAGCCAAGGCAAATATGCGGTTGCTGTTATTCTTTACGACCTAATTCTCTTAATTCATCCCAAACCTTATCTAGAGAACCCTAGTGTTTCGGCTTGGTATCATGCTCGCCTTGACCATCTTCGACGGGCTGATATCTTGCTTGCTATATCCGAGTCTTCTCGTCAGGAGGCTATAAAATACCTAGATGTTGAAGACGGACAAGCGGTCAATATTTCCTGCTCAATAGATGGCTATTACCGTCCGTTGTCGTTTTCTCTGGAGGAACGGCGGCACATAATGGAGCGATACTATCTGACCCGGCCATTCGTCATGTATACCGGTGGAATAGACTATCGGAAGAACATCGAAGCACTAATTAGTGCATATGCAAAACTGTCTAACGAGATTCGCCGTGGCCATCAATTGGCTATTGTCTGTTCGATTCTGGATCATGATCGGAACCGTCTGGAAAAGCTCGCGCAAAAATGTGGCTTGGGTGCTGGGGAATTGGTGTTCACTGGTTTTATCCCAAGCGATGATCTCCTGGCGCTCTATAATCTGTGTCGCCTGTTCGTTTTTCCATC includes:
- a CDS encoding DUF4214 domain-containing protein, with protein sequence MKAQSITKESHTEIDLHQILALPHEEFLPQVFCILLGRDPDPFGLLHYALRLNKKISRTQIVVEMRSSDEGIARARAAPCQELDALTRRYLLLKKLPLGRWRWHFLRRLEPRSVADNTFHWEQRATAYVQSAIITTVPKELDQRLNELQAEMERLRTDLHESGESLAPQVSPSAATPPLEQTLNPAARPFIPAHELPWTARSIYHQLLWQLSA